In a genomic window of Passer domesticus isolate bPasDom1 chromosome 3, bPasDom1.hap1, whole genome shotgun sequence:
- the SLC5A6 gene encoding LOW QUALITY PROTEIN: sodium-dependent multivitamin transporter (The sequence of the model RefSeq protein was modified relative to this genomic sequence to represent the inferred CDS: inserted 2 bases in 1 codon) gives MEFTAIDYSIFALLLVLSSAIGLFYALSGDRQRTVQEFLLANRDMGCLPVALSLLASFQSAVAILGVPAEIFRFGTEYWFLGCSYFLGLLIPAHIFIPVFYRLRITSTYEYLELRFNKTVRVFGTITFIFQMVIYMGVVLYAPALALNAVTGFDLWSAVLTMGLVCTLYTTLGGLKAVIWTDVFQTLVMLAGQVAVIVVGAWRVGGMARVWRVAEQQGKIAGIDLDPNPLERHTFWSLSVGGVFMMLSLYGVNQAQVQRYLCARSERQAKLSCYAVFPCQQIVLCLSCLTGLVMFVYNLEHPLAPSQRPASPDQLVLFFVMDVLQDLPGLPGLFVACLFSGALSTISSAFNSLATVTMEDLVRPHFPGLSESRATLLSKLLALGYGLLCLGMAYVSSMLGPVLQAAISIFGMVGGPLLGLFCLGMFFPCANPTGAVVGLLAGLAMAFWIGIGSFLQSTAGAKGVSPANSTALPTVGNLSAVLATTLLPPSTSAPAPSPTGLQRFYSLSYMWYSAHNSTTVILVGVLVSLLTGPTPPAALDPRTISPVLPWLLCCLPPKIRRWLCCGAAGPAQAAGHAGTAEKSHGVPNGLSPPRPXEQGEEGQGYVRSAGAPIYAVQETSF, from the exons ATGGAGTTCACGGCCATCGACTACAGCATCTTCGccctgctgctggtgctctcCTCGGCCATCGGGCTCTTCTACGCCCTGAGCGGCGACCGGCAGCGCACGGTGCAGGAGTTCCTGCTGGCCAACCGTGACATGGGCTGCCTGCCCgtggccctgtccctgctggcctcCTTCCAGTCAGCTGTGGCCATCCTGGGCGTGCCGGCTGAGATCTTTCGCTTTGGCACCGAGTACTGGTTCCTCGGCTGCTCCTatttcctggggctgctcatcCCCGCGCACATCTTCATCCCCGTCTTCTACCGGCTGCGCATCACCAGCACCTATGAG TACCTGGAGCTGCGCTTCAACAAGACCGTGCGGGTCTTTGGCACCATCACCTTCATCTTCCAGATG GTCATCTACATGGGGGTGGTGCTCTACGCCCCCGCTCTGGCCCTCAACGCAG TGACAGGCTTTGACCTCTGGAGCGCCGTGCTGACCATGGGGCTGGTCTGCACACTCTACACCACGCTG GGTGGCCTGAAGGCCGTCATCTGGACAGATGTGTTCCAGACGCTGGTGATGCTGGCAGGGCAGGTCGCCGTCATCGTGGTGGGCGCCTGGCGGGTGGGGGGCATGGCCCGTGTCTGGCGCGTGGCTGAGCAGCAGGGCAAGATCGCCGGCATCGA CCTGGACCCCAACCCCCTGGAGCGCCACACCTTCTGGTCGCTGTCGGTGGGCGGCGTGTTCATGATGCTGTCGCTGTACGGGGTGAACCAGGCGCAGGTGCAGCGCTACCTGTGCGCCCGCAGCGAGCGCCAGGCCAAGCT CTCCTGCTACGCCGTGTTCCCCTGCCAGCAGATCGTGCTGTGCCTCAGCTGCCTCACGGGCCTCGTCATGTTTGTCTACAACCTGGAGCACCCACTGGCGCCCAGCCAGCGCCCTGCCTCCCCCGACCAG CTGGTGCTGTTCTTCGTGATGGACGTGCTGCAGGACCtgccggggctgcccgggctctttgtcgcctgcctcttcagcgGCGCCCTCAG CACCATCTCCTCCGCCTTCAACTCGCTGGCCACGGTGACCATGGAGGACCTGGTGCGGCCGCACTTCCCCGGGCTGTCGGAGTCGCGGGCCACGctgctctccaagctgctgg ctctcggTTAcgggctgctgtgcctggggatGGCATACGTGTCCTCCATGCTGGGACCCGTGCTGCAG gcagccaTCAGCATCTTCGGCATGGTGGGGGGCCCGCTCCTGGGGCTCTTCTGCCTGGGCATGTTCTTCCCCTGCGCCAACCCCACC GGAGCCGTGGTGGGGCTGCTGGCCGGGCTGGCCATGGCCTTCTGGATCGGCATCGGCAGcttcctgcagagcacagcGGGGGCCAAGGGGGTGTCCCCCGCcaacagcacagcactgcccaccGTGGGCAACCTCAGCGCCGTCCTGGCCACCACGCTGCTGCCCCCCAGCACGTCGGCACCCGCCCCGAG ccccacggGGCTGCAGCGCTTCTACAGCCTGTCCTACATGTGGTACAGCGCCCACAACTCCACCACCGTCATCCTGGTGGGGGTCCTGGTCAGCCTGCTCACCG GCCCCACGCCGCCGGCGGCCCTGGACCCCCGCACCATCTCCCCCGTGCTGCCgtggctgctgtgctgcctgcccCCCAAAATCCGGCGCTGGCTCTGCTGCGGGGCAGCCGGCCCTGCCCAG gccgcCGGGCACGCGGGCACTGCAGAGAAGAGCCATGGGGTGCCCAACGGGCTGTCccccccccggcc cgagcAGGGGGAGGAGGGACAGGGCTACGTCCGCAGTGCCGGTGCCCCCATCTACGCCGTGCAGGAAACCTCCTTCTGA